Genomic DNA from Tautonia rosea:
ACACCAAAAACCCGGCCGAGGGGATCGGCCGGGTAAAGTTCTCGCTCAGCTTCAAACAGGTGGTAAAGCCGATCTCGGCAAGACCGGCAATTACTAGGATGATCCAGGCCATAAATCCGTCGAGTCAGGGTCGATCAAGGGGTCGGGATTGACTGAGATCATCCTACTCGAACATCTGGCCCCGACGCGATCGGAATCCCTCGCCGCATCGAAGCCAGCCCCGGCTCACCGCGCTGCGATCGCCGTTGAGCGGATCGGCTCGGTCCGATGCCCCTGAGCCTTCTGAAACGCGCGTTGCCGTTCCAGTCGCGTTTGGTCGTAGAGCGATCGGTAGAAGACCTCCTCGGTCTCCGTGAATTCGAGGCCGCGCCGTCCCTTGACGATCCGGGCCGTCTCGAACATCTGCTCCAGTTCGAAACCCTTCGCCACCTTGCCCCAGAGCACGCTCGAAAAGCTCGGCACATGTTTTGGCAAGAGCCAGCCGGCCGGCAAGACGTTGCACATCACGCCGATTGAGGTCCCCGTGTTGAGCATGCTGCCTAGCCCCGTCCGCGTGTGGTCGCCGATGAAGCAACCAACCTTCGCCTGGCCAGTCGGCACCGGATCGCCTTGCAAGGGCACCTCAACTTCGCCGTAATCGTTTCGCAGGTCGCTGTTCGAGGTGATCGCCCCCAGATTGACCCACTCGCCCACGTACGAGTGCCCCAGGAACCCCTCGTGATACTTGTTCGAGTATCCCTGGATGATCGACGCTTCCACCTCGCCGCCAATCCGGCAGACGGGCCCGATCGTCACCGCCCCTCGCACATTCGCCCGGAACAACTGCGTCCCCGCGCCGATGACGCACGGCCCCTCGATCCTCGTGAACGGCTGCACCCAGACGCCCTTCCCCACGATGATCGGCCCGTTCGTCGTGTCGAAGACCGTGTATGGATCAATCCGCGCCGACTCGTGAATTCGCAACTGATCCGAACGACCGACCAGGGCCATCGACTGCAAGTGGCGGTTCGTCACCGAATCGCCGCCGATCGCCTCGAAATCCTCCCGAATCGCCTGCTCGTTCAGCGCCACCAGATCCCAGGGCCGATCGATCCAATGGCCGCCGATCTCCTCGCCATCGACCTTCGCCAGCAGGTCGTCAAACCATTCGTCGATCCGATGGCTCGTCAACGCAACAGCCCGCTCCGGCCCCACCACCGCACAGGCGGGCCGACCGTTGCACAGGCCCAGCCAGGGGGCCGCCGTCGTCGAGGGCTCAAAATCCTTCGGCGGCACCCAGCGGCCATTGGCCACCACCACCGGCCCCTGGGCGAGCCAGTCGGCGTCATTGAGCACGGTATGAGGATCGCGCTCCCGTGCAATCGGCTCCAGCACCGATCGCACGATCGCCGACCTCCGCGCCGGTCCCGGACCGATTCCGAAGGCCCGAGCAATCCGATCCCCCAGCGTCACCGCTCCCAAACGCAGGTCATACACCGGCCGGGTCAGCGTCAACGGCTCCAGGCCGGCCACGGCTAGGTCTTCGACGAAGCAGAGACGCATCGGAGGCTCCTTCCAAGATGCTGGGTGATGCTGAGCCCTCGGAGTGTGAACTCGTCGCGTTCGATCGTCTGAGTCTCGCTCCGATGT
This window encodes:
- a CDS encoding putative sugar nucleotidyl transferase; protein product: MRLCFVEDLAVAGLEPLTLTRPVYDLRLGAVTLGDRIARAFGIGPGPARRSAIVRSVLEPIARERDPHTVLNDADWLAQGPVVVANGRWVPPKDFEPSTTAAPWLGLCNGRPACAVVGPERAVALTSHRIDEWFDDLLAKVDGEEIGGHWIDRPWDLVALNEQAIREDFEAIGGDSVTNRHLQSMALVGRSDQLRIHESARIDPYTVFDTTNGPIIVGKGVWVQPFTRIEGPCVIGAGTQLFRANVRGAVTIGPVCRIGGEVEASIIQGYSNKYHEGFLGHSYVGEWVNLGAITSNSDLRNDYGEVEVPLQGDPVPTGQAKVGCFIGDHTRTGLGSMLNTGTSIGVMCNVLPAGWLLPKHVPSFSSVLWGKVAKGFELEQMFETARIVKGRRGLEFTETEEVFYRSLYDQTRLERQRAFQKAQGHRTEPIRSTAIAAR